The DNA sequence CTTCATGAAGCAGTTTCACCTCTGGTTATTTTTTCTGACAAGTCACAGACAGGCAGAAAGTTGGCATTTTATCAAGAAGACGAGTTTTTGCACCCTTGCGCTGATATAAACGATACTATGTATTATAATGATGAAATCAGTGTTTATAACGAAGATGTCAATCTTTCAGAAGAAAAAAAAATATTTACCTATTTTATTTCACGAAGAACAACCAATCTTGAAAGATATTTAAAAGAAAATAAAGACATTGTCAATGCTTCATTTTTTGTCAATACCCCAATCATCAAAACAGGAATGATATTATCACAACTGACACTTTACGATGTAAATGCTACAAACATCCTCTCAACACAGATCAATTATGACCCATTGCTGCTCTCTATGACGCAGTACAATGACAGAAAAAACATGATTGTAGCAAATTCTATAACCAAAGATAATAATATTTTGATTGAGACAAATTCACTGTTGGGAAATGACATTGTGTATGACTGGATTAACTACACTACAACTGTCGGAATAGATTACTTTTATGCACAAATCACCGGTGAAGAAAGAGAATACAATATCAACCTTCTGGACAATCAAATGATGTATGATATAGAACTTTTACGCCCTGGAATATCGAGATTTTTCAAATATATTCCAGACGAGTAGTGTCAAGAACATTACTCCCATGCCTCCTTCACTTACTATCACTGCATTTTCAAAACCGTAATTTTTCCAAATATACCCTATAACAATTGCTCCCAAAGCACTAAAAACAGCAATGCCGCCATAAAAAATACCGTAAACAAATCCTTTGGAATTTGCATATTCAGAAATGTAGGCACGGGTAGCATTTAAACTAAAAACAGTAAATAGACCCAAAAAAGCAAATGCCAGCCATAGATTTATATTTAACATAGATATAGAGACAATACCAAAAACAAAAGAAAGCAACAACACCCTGATAACACCTATCTTGTCACTTAAAACTCCGCCATAATAACTCATAAGAGTCTGTACAGCCGTCAGCATCATTACAAGAAGCGGAATAGTTGCCAAAGAAAAACCCTCATTTCTCGCCTTTAAAATAAAAAACTGGTCACTCATGATAAAAAACAAAAATCCGAAATAGATAAACAGGACCGGAAGTAACTTATAATCCTCCTTGTTAATAACCTGCTTATCTTTTTTTATCTTTTTTGGTGCATCTTTTACAAGAAAGACTACTATGGCAACCGCAATCAACCCTGGTATGATCGTCAGTTCAAAAATGAATCTTATTGATTTTTCATCTTGCGCAATAAACATAAAAATGACAAAAATTAAAAATGCTCCACTCAATTCTCCGGCAATATCGAGCATTTTATGAAAACCAAAAGTTCTGCCATGCGCATTGTTTTTAACATAACTGCTGATAAGCGAGTCTTTTGAAGCACTTCGTATGGCTTTACCCATTCTTTCGACCCCCTGCAATAATGCGACACTTATAAAACTGTGTGAAAAACCCAACAATGGTTTAGAAACAGTCGATAAAAGATACCCTGCAACAAGAAACGGTTTCACTATTTGATATTTATCACTTAAATATCCAAAAAGAATTCGAAAAGCATAGGATATAAATGTTGCAATAGCGATAATAATTCCAAGCTTATCAACCCCTTCATTCAAAACATAGACGACAAAAACAGGTAAAAGAGTAGTAACCATGTTTGATGACATATCTGTAAAAAAACTGACCCAGCCTATATATACTACATTTTTATCTATACTTTTCATATAATTTCCTAAAATAAAGAGAGAATGAGTTCTTTGCTTTCATTATCTAATTTCTGTACTTTCCCGTCAAAATCAATATATACCAAAAGAATTTCCAATTCAAATATTTTTTCATTTTCTTTATAAATTTCCTGACTCAGTGTAAAGGAAGCTGCTTTCATTGTAACTAGTTTTGTATATATCTCAAGCATATCACCAAGTTTAGCACTTTTATAAAAATCTGCGGTAACTTTACGGGCCACAAAATGCCCGTTTTCCAAAACAGGTGTCATATTTTTTTTAAAAAAAGCTTCACTGCGTGCTCTTTCGCAAAAATTTAAATAGTTTGAATGGTACACGACACCACCGGTGTCTGTATCTTCGTAATAGACTCGTATTTGCACCTTATAACTCCCTATTTATTGGACTTTTTAGCCTCTTCTAAAATATTCGCTCCAAAATTCGCTCCAATTTTAGAAATATTATCTAGTCTTACATCATCATTCTCTTGAATATATTTGGCATAAATTTTTAATGTAATTTGCGGATTTTTATGTCCAAGCATTTTACTGACCCATAAAATATCAATACCTTTGCTTATCATTTGTGATGCAAATGTATGACGCAGATTATACAATGTTCTAACTTTTACGCCACTGTTTTTTAATAACACTTTAAATTGCACAGCAATAATATCGTGCGAATAAAATCGCTTATGAAAACTACTTAAAAACACAAACTCCTGACATCCTGTCAACTGAAATTGTTTTTTTAATGCTATTTCAGCCTGAGGTAATATATCAACATCTCTATCTGATGAATCTGTTTTTGTATCTCCTTCTATTCCATTAACTATCGTTTTACCAATACTTATTTGCTTTTTATCAAAGTCAATATCTTTCCACCTTAAAGCTATAATTTCACCTGGTCTTATCCCTGTTGTATACATAAGAGCAATAAAGTTTCTTAAGTAACCTGTAGCACTTGAAATAATTATTTCCATTTCTTTTTCTGAAAAAGGATTTAAAACCGTCATTTTTTTGCTTTCATCATTATCCTTCTTTTTTGCTAAAACTTTTGGTGATTTAACTTTTCTTACAGGGTTTTTTCTAATGATGTCATTATCTACGGCTTTATCCAGTATAGAGAGAAAGACTGAACGATATTTTTGCACTGTCGAATATTTATATTTTTCCAAAAGTTTATTTTGCCATTTTTCAATTTCTATTGGTTTTATTGATTCTAGTTTTCGGTGATCAAAATATGGTTTTATCTGATTCAAAAAATGTCTATGATTCCGCTTAAATACATGAGGACGAACGGTTCCCTTGTAAACTAAAAAAAATTCTTCAGCCCATTCTTCAACAGTATACTCCTTATTTTCCTCATCTTCAAAATTTTTAATTTTACCTGTAAGAACCTCCACTATCTGAGGAATAATTTCTTTTTTAATGATAAGTAAATTTGAAGGTGTTGCCTTTAACCCAGTAGTTTTTTTCTTCGGAGATTTTCCTTTTTCAAGGACAAACGAAAGTTGCCATATATTATACTTTTCAAATATCGTGAATGTATATTCTAAATAATTCACTTTTTCTCTTTTTTTTGATTTAGCCAACTTTTAGTCCTTGAATTATATTTTGAACAGATGGATGATAAATTTTTTTTTCTGTCTCAAGTTTTTTCTCTTCTTTTTTCCTATTTTTATTTCTTTTGTAATCTAAAATTCCAGATGGTATAAACTCTTTTTTCCCTTTTTCATTTATAAAATAATGTACACCGTCTTGGAATGTTCCATTTTGTATGTAATAATCTATCATTCTATCTGTTTTGCCTAGTAAATTAGCAACCGCTTTTTTAGTAGTAAGTGTTGAAACAGTAAGAAATAGTAACTCTTCTTGTTCTTCCAGCTTTTTCAAAATTAAATATAGAATTTTTTCAGAATTTTCACTCATAATCTTTTCTCCTGTAAAACTGGTATATCTATATTCATATTTTCACCTGTATGCACTTGTACTGTCGTATTACTATTATCATAACGCCCTAAAATAGGACTTGTACGACTTATATCACTTGTACGAGGGGTTTTTATAATTTGTTCATTTCTTTGTAAATTATTATCAGCATCAAGATACTCAATCTCGACAATATTTGGTTTTTGAGGAATTAGGAAATAGACTGATTTATTATTTTGTGTTAATTTCTCTTCTTGCCAGTATCTACCCTTACTGTTTTGTAATGCTTGATTAGATTTATTTCTACTATACCCTGCTTTTTGTAAGTGCTGCATTATTTGTGAGTATGATGGCTTTTGGGATTGTTTTTCGAGAAATTCGATGACTACCTCATTGATCTCAACTATTTCTTGTGTTTCACTTGCCTCTATAAAATCAACTTCTGTTAGTGTATGGTTATCTCCATATTGAAAAGCGATATCAGTTAAATCACCAGTTCTTGCCTTAAAATTTTTAAAAATAAAACTTTGTTTATACTCATTTTTTTGCATAATATAAGCATTTCCAGTATCCTCTTGAAAAGCACTACTTCCTGCATATACAAGCTCTTGCAAATCCTTATTTGGTTTATTAGTATGATGGAGGAAAAGAACTGTTGCTCCTCTAGCTCTTAGTGACTTTAAAACCTCCATCAC is a window from the Sulfurimonas hydrogeniphila genome containing:
- a CDS encoding MFS transporter, which encodes MKSIDKNVVYIGWVSFFTDMSSNMVTTLLPVFVVYVLNEGVDKLGIIIAIATFISYAFRILFGYLSDKYQIVKPFLVAGYLLSTVSKPLLGFSHSFISVALLQGVERMGKAIRSASKDSLISSYVKNNAHGRTFGFHKMLDIAGELSGAFLIFVIFMFIAQDEKSIRFIFELTIIPGLIAVAIVVFLVKDAPKKIKKDKQVINKEDYKLLPVLFIYFGFLFFIMSDQFFILKARNEGFSLATIPLLVMMLTAVQTLMSYYGGVLSDKIGVIRVLLLSFVFGIVSISMLNINLWLAFAFLGLFTVFSLNATRAYISEYANSKGFVYGIFYGGIAVFSALGAIVIGYIWKNYGFENAVIVSEGGMGVMFLTLLVWNIFEKSRYSRA
- a CDS encoding YbgC/FadM family acyl-CoA thioesterase, which encodes MQIRVYYEDTDTGGVVYHSNYLNFCERARSEAFFKKNMTPVLENGHFVARKVTADFYKSAKLGDMLEIYTKLVTMKAASFTLSQEIYKENEKIFELEILLVYIDFDGKVQKLDNESKELILSLF
- a CDS encoding tyrosine-type recombinase/integrase produces the protein MAKSKKREKVNYLEYTFTIFEKYNIWQLSFVLEKGKSPKKKTTGLKATPSNLLIIKKEIIPQIVEVLTGKIKNFEDEENKEYTVEEWAEEFFLVYKGTVRPHVFKRNHRHFLNQIKPYFDHRKLESIKPIEIEKWQNKLLEKYKYSTVQKYRSVFLSILDKAVDNDIIRKNPVRKVKSPKVLAKKKDNDESKKMTVLNPFSEKEMEIIISSATGYLRNFIALMYTTGIRPGEIIALRWKDIDFDKKQISIGKTIVNGIEGDTKTDSSDRDVDILPQAEIALKKQFQLTGCQEFVFLSSFHKRFYSHDIIAVQFKVLLKNSGVKVRTLYNLRHTFASQMISKGIDILWVSKMLGHKNPQITLKIYAKYIQENDDVRLDNISKIGANFGANILEEAKKSNK
- a CDS encoding AAA family ATPase, which translates into the protein MRKSISEIEKEVKKTEAKVARLMYLEELKLSDYIKDHDIMVIEKEMISIQNELKLKTEKNLSDLDNFLDGFDLEYEKIENAKFEYLYQNFIVKNEITMFAAPPSSGKSLISVALCNIFLLEKRINQIIYFDADNGTATLKERNIHKLKKKWIKKFRYFHESQITKAQMLQIINQLKKTNLKNVLVVFDSIKNFMIGGDRDKNRDVSKVMEVLKSLRARGATVLFLHHTNKPNKDLQELVYAGSSAFQEDTGNAYIMQKNEYKQSFIFKNFKARTGDLTDIAFQYGDNHTLTEVDFIEASETQEIVEINEVVIEFLEKQSQKPSYSQIMQHLQKAGYSRNKSNQALQNSKGRYWQEEKLTQNNKSVYFLIPQKPNIVEIEYLDADNNLQRNEQIIKTPRTSDISRTSPILGRYDNSNTTVQVHTGENMNIDIPVLQEKRL